One window from the genome of Aneurinibacillus sp. REN35 encodes:
- a CDS encoding AraC family transcriptional regulator, translating to MDLLKNMNKAIQYIEENLEHDIDFKEVARIAFCSEYHFKRMFSFLASITLSEYIRRRRLTLAAFELNNSNVRVIDIAIKYGYRSPDSFTRAFQSLHGVTPSEARNNGQALKAYPRMTFQLSIKGGNEMNYRIEEKEAFHIVGIKKRVPIIFQGENPEITAMWKSLNMEKINQLKELSNVEPKGIIQASTNFSEGRMEEKGGLDHYIGVATTHACPEEFSILEVPAFTWAVFKSVGPFPQTLQETWGRIYSEWFPSSSYQQTEGPEILSIKGTDLTSSAVESEIWIPVLRNEAGE from the coding sequence ATGGATTTGCTTAAAAACATGAACAAAGCGATACAGTATATTGAAGAAAATCTTGAGCATGACATTGACTTTAAAGAAGTGGCAAGGATAGCTTTCTGTTCTGAATATCATTTTAAAAGGATGTTTTCTTTTCTTGCAAGCATCACGTTATCAGAATATATCCGTCGAAGGCGCCTTACTCTTGCAGCATTTGAACTGAATAACAGCAATGTAAGGGTTATTGATATCGCTATTAAATACGGATATCGTTCACCAGATTCTTTTACTAGAGCGTTTCAAAGTTTGCATGGTGTAACTCCTTCAGAAGCCAGAAACAATGGTCAAGCGTTAAAAGCTTATCCGCGTATGACCTTCCAATTATCAATTAAGGGAGGAAATGAAATGAACTACCGAATTGAAGAAAAAGAAGCTTTTCACATAGTAGGTATTAAGAAAAGGGTGCCTATTATTTTTCAGGGGGAGAATCCGGAAATCACTGCCATGTGGAAATCCTTGAACATGGAGAAGATCAATCAACTTAAAGAGCTATCTAACGTTGAACCAAAAGGGATCATTCAAGCATCCACTAACTTTTCGGAAGGGCGTATGGAGGAAAAAGGGGGGCTTGACCATTATATAGGTGTAGCGACAACGCATGCGTGTCCAGAAGAATTCTCTATACTTGAGGTTCCCGCCTTTACTTGGGCTGTATTCAAGTCAGTAGGGCCTTTCCCTCAGACGTTACAGGAAACGTGGGGACGTATATATTCCGAATGGTTTCCTTCCTCAAGCTATCAACAAACAGAGGGACCCGAAATTTTGTCCATCAAAGGCACTGATTTAACTTCATCAGCTGTCGAAAGTGAGATTTGGATTCCTGTTTTGCGAAATGAAGCAGGGGAGTAA
- a CDS encoding EamA family transporter gives MKINKGVLFVLVGASCFGFTPIFVKLGFSYGYSLGQINIVQMMISFFLLWSFTLCKRSNFTGLTKENVLQLMMTGCFVGLTSIFYYGAMQYLPASLAIILLFQFVWIGIVLEWIFSRVKPAPVTFLSIILILVGVFFASNILNGDIQGLPVKGFVFGILSAFTYAGFLFFSGKVAVHVSPWARSSLMITGSTILVFLLFMHDIPTVLPLQGDLLTIAAGVSLFGAVLPPLFFAVGIPLVSGGVANILTSIELPIAILSASIILSEAVTPLQWVGTAIILLAIALNERGASLFRMRKHP, from the coding sequence ATGAAAATAAACAAAGGTGTCCTTTTTGTATTAGTAGGTGCTTCATGCTTTGGCTTTACGCCGATATTTGTGAAATTGGGTTTTAGCTATGGCTATTCACTTGGTCAAATTAACATCGTTCAAATGATGATTTCCTTTTTCTTATTGTGGTCTTTTACTTTATGTAAACGATCTAATTTTACGGGACTTACTAAGGAAAATGTTCTTCAACTGATGATGACCGGCTGTTTTGTCGGGTTAACAAGCATTTTTTATTATGGTGCGATGCAATATCTGCCCGCTTCACTAGCCATTATATTACTGTTTCAATTTGTTTGGATCGGGATTGTTTTAGAGTGGATTTTCAGCAGGGTAAAACCTGCGCCTGTAACTTTCTTGTCTATCATTTTAATTTTAGTTGGGGTCTTTTTTGCTTCAAATATTTTAAATGGAGACATACAGGGCCTACCGGTTAAAGGTTTTGTTTTTGGCATTTTATCCGCTTTCACGTATGCGGGTTTTCTTTTTTTTAGTGGAAAGGTTGCTGTACATGTGAGTCCATGGGCTCGAAGCTCTTTGATGATTACAGGCTCAACCATTTTAGTTTTTCTCTTATTCATGCACGACATACCAACTGTACTGCCATTGCAGGGGGATTTGTTAACGATCGCGGCTGGTGTTTCGTTATTTGGAGCTGTCCTCCCACCATTATTTTTTGCGGTAGGTATACCTTTGGTTTCAGGAGGAGTCGCAAATATTTTAACATCTATTGAATTACCTATCGCCATTCTATCTGCGAGCATTATTTTATCAGAAGCGGTAACGCCGCTTCAGTGGGTAGGCACAGCTATTATCCTTCTAGCTATCGCATTAAATGAACGCGGTGCCAGCCTCTTTCGAATGAGAAAGCATCCGTAA
- a CDS encoding MFS transporter, which produces MALVILLGNIFIPFLGIGLIIPIMPAFMNEMNLSGTTMGYMVAAFAFAQLLMSPLAGRWVDQFGRKKMIVLGLFVFGISELLFGIGTHVSVLYLSRILGGISAAFIMPGVTACVADITSLEERPKALGYISAAVSTGFIIGPGIGGFIAEYGIRLPFFVAAALAFIAGIASLLVLKESLSKEKLAVISAKNKHTSHLQELKKSLQPIYIVAFIIVFVLAFGLSIYETVFSLFSDHKFGFTSKDIAYIITLSSIFGGVVQVFLFGKMIDVLGEKKLIQICLVAGGILAVISTVISSFWLVLAVTCMIFLAFDLLRPALMTFLSRAASQHEQGFVAGMNSTYTSLGNIVGPAVGGILFDMNIHFPYLFSSVILMIGLAITMAWKDVQFTEKKKIEQRSVS; this is translated from the coding sequence ATGGCATTAGTTATATTGCTGGGCAATATTTTTATCCCGTTTTTAGGGATTGGCTTAATTATTCCGATTATGCCAGCTTTTATGAATGAAATGAATTTATCGGGAACAACCATGGGTTATATGGTGGCAGCATTTGCCTTTGCACAATTATTGATGTCTCCTTTAGCAGGAAGATGGGTCGATCAGTTCGGCAGGAAAAAAATGATTGTCCTTGGTCTATTTGTTTTTGGTATTTCTGAACTTCTATTCGGTATTGGAACCCACGTATCTGTCTTGTATTTGTCAAGAATTTTAGGTGGGATTAGTGCAGCTTTTATTATGCCTGGCGTAACAGCCTGTGTTGCGGATATTACTTCATTAGAAGAACGTCCCAAAGCGTTGGGATACATTTCAGCTGCTGTGAGCACGGGTTTTATTATTGGACCGGGAATTGGAGGATTTATTGCTGAATATGGAATCCGGCTGCCATTCTTTGTTGCAGCGGCCCTTGCTTTTATTGCGGGAATCGCTTCCTTACTCGTTCTTAAAGAATCGCTATCCAAAGAAAAATTGGCTGTAATATCCGCTAAAAATAAACATACGAGTCATCTGCAGGAGTTAAAAAAATCATTACAGCCCATTTATATTGTTGCGTTTATCATTGTCTTCGTTCTAGCGTTTGGCTTATCCATCTATGAAACGGTATTCAGCCTGTTTTCAGACCATAAATTTGGATTTACCTCAAAAGATATCGCATATATCATCACGCTCAGCTCGATTTTTGGTGGCGTGGTGCAGGTGTTTTTATTTGGGAAAATGATTGACGTGTTGGGTGAGAAGAAGTTGATTCAAATATGTCTGGTGGCAGGCGGCATACTCGCAGTTATTTCTACAGTCATTTCGAGTTTCTGGCTTGTTCTGGCTGTCACCTGCATGATCTTTTTAGCATTTGATCTGCTTCGGCCGGCACTCATGACGTTTCTCTCCAGAGCAGCCAGCCAGCATGAACAGGGCTTTGTGGCTGGGATGAATTCAACATACACAAGTTTAGGGAATATTGTAGGTCCGGCAGTCGGCGGTATACTGTTCGATATGAACATTCATTTTCCGTATTTGTTTTCTTCCGTGATTCTAATGATCGGTCTGGCTATCACAATGGCTTGGAAGGATGTACAATTCACAGAGAAAAAGAAAATAGAGCAGAGAAGCGTATCCTAG
- a CDS encoding aspartate/glutamate racemase family protein, translated as MKMQSSSDAKIGILMLDTTFPRMKGDIGNPATFPFPVMYKVIPGATVKRVVHEHDAALLEPFIEAAQELEAHGVQAITTSCGFLALFQKEIAAKVSVSFYSSSLLQVPLVYTVAGTGGSIGIITANQSSLSPRHITAAGIADLPIHIAGMEECPSFRQSILEGAAHLDKQAIEEEIVQKAKEMKETHPDMKAIVLECTNMPPYRDRIKQDIQLPVFDIVTLTHYIYDALP; from the coding sequence ATGAAGATGCAGAGTTCATCGGATGCGAAGATCGGTATTCTTATGCTGGATACGACGTTTCCTCGAATGAAAGGAGACATTGGAAATCCTGCAACCTTTCCATTTCCGGTGATGTATAAAGTTATTCCGGGAGCGACGGTTAAACGAGTGGTACATGAGCATGACGCTGCGCTGCTTGAGCCGTTTATTGAAGCGGCGCAAGAGTTGGAAGCGCACGGTGTACAGGCGATTACGACAAGCTGTGGTTTTTTGGCGTTATTTCAAAAAGAAATCGCTGCAAAGGTCAGCGTTTCGTTCTATTCGTCAAGCCTCCTGCAAGTTCCGCTTGTATATACCGTTGCAGGCACAGGCGGCTCAATCGGCATTATTACGGCAAATCAATCATCACTAAGTCCGAGGCATATTACTGCTGCTGGTATAGCTGATCTGCCCATCCATATAGCTGGTATGGAGGAGTGTCCATCTTTTCGTCAGTCCATCCTGGAGGGAGCGGCACATCTGGATAAACAAGCCATTGAAGAAGAAATCGTGCAAAAAGCGAAGGAGATGAAGGAGACTCATCCTGACATGAAAGCCATCGTCCTTGAGTGTACAAATATGCCTCCGTATCGTGATCGTATCAAGCAGGACATACAGCTGCCTGTCTTCGATATTGTGACGTTAACTCATTATATATACGATGCCCTGCCGTAA
- a CDS encoding ROK family protein, translated as MDKAIGVDIGGTKMLMLAEYKGEKLTKILPTGMTCTSTDIKKELSAFVAMLPFTPSCIGVAVPGLVEEERVVVASDVLPAIAGMTTDFLCMGDYPIYLINDVKAALIQESAAVDEHATTAVLMVGTGIAIGVKANGKILTGCKGWAGELGSIPIPTLDGIRTLDTVASGAGILAQAGVSAARLRQQIEQGDEASRQLIHTAGEYLGLGMATVIHLFNPERFILGGGTLQYEGYEEAAVRTAQKYTLPQLWEVCSVERSKNPAHMVAQGARRFASR; from the coding sequence ATGGACAAAGCGATTGGGGTAGACATTGGCGGCACAAAAATGTTGATGCTAGCAGAATATAAGGGAGAAAAATTAACGAAAATACTCCCGACTGGCATGACATGTACCAGCACCGACATAAAAAAGGAGCTTTCTGCGTTTGTTGCAATGCTGCCTTTTACACCTTCGTGTATAGGCGTGGCTGTTCCGGGATTGGTTGAGGAGGAACGGGTCGTAGTAGCTTCTGACGTCCTGCCGGCTATTGCGGGAATGACGACGGATTTCTTATGTATGGGCGACTATCCAATCTACCTCATCAATGATGTTAAGGCCGCACTCATACAAGAGAGTGCGGCTGTAGATGAGCACGCGACAACCGCGGTTCTAATGGTTGGAACAGGAATCGCTATCGGAGTAAAGGCCAACGGAAAGATTCTTACAGGTTGTAAGGGATGGGCTGGCGAATTGGGAAGCATACCGATACCGACTCTTGATGGGATAAGAACACTTGATACGGTTGCAAGCGGAGCGGGTATTCTTGCACAAGCAGGAGTCAGCGCTGCAAGGCTGCGACAGCAAATAGAACAGGGAGACGAGGCGTCCCGGCAGCTTATTCATACGGCAGGTGAGTATCTGGGATTGGGAATGGCGACGGTTATTCATCTGTTTAATCCGGAACGATTCATACTGGGCGGCGGCACCCTTCAGTATGAGGGATATGAAGAGGCGGCTGTGCGGACTGCACAAAAGTATACGCTTCCGCAGCTTTGGGAAGTATGTTCGGTTGAGAGGTCAAAAAATCCGGCGCATATGGTGGCGCAAGGGGCACGACGTTTTGCAAGCCGGTAG
- a CDS encoding futalosine hydrolase → MDAPFIQQNSGQRVLVVTSVAAEREAVLRGLTNAEGFDVLVAGVGPAAAAASTAIALASDIYALVINVGIAGGFVGRADVGSLVVADEIVAADLGAQTPDGFISVDELGFGSARVPVDLVLAKQLAAVLNEAGLLVTTGAVLSVSTVTGTAATAAELSARIPGAAAEAMEGYGVAIAAQQSGVPVLELRAISNPVGPRDRTAWRMKEALQALQTASSLLPEVVR, encoded by the coding sequence ATGGACGCGCCTTTCATACAGCAGAATTCTGGACAGCGTGTCCTCGTGGTGACCTCTGTTGCAGCCGAACGGGAGGCTGTATTACGTGGGCTTACTAATGCCGAGGGATTTGATGTGCTGGTGGCGGGCGTCGGACCAGCAGCAGCGGCGGCGAGTACGGCGATAGCACTGGCCTCCGATATATATGCTCTGGTAATAAATGTGGGTATTGCCGGTGGCTTTGTCGGCCGTGCGGACGTGGGTTCACTTGTGGTGGCGGATGAAATTGTTGCCGCTGACCTTGGCGCACAAACTCCCGATGGGTTTATCAGCGTGGACGAACTGGGCTTTGGCTCCGCTCGTGTGCCGGTGGATCTCGTGTTGGCAAAGCAGCTGGCCGCAGTGCTGAATGAGGCGGGATTGCTTGTCACGACAGGAGCTGTGCTGAGCGTGTCTACAGTAACCGGTACGGCTGCGACTGCAGCGGAGCTTTCGGCCCGCATTCCGGGCGCCGCTGCTGAGGCGATGGAAGGATACGGTGTGGCGATCGCAGCCCAACAGAGCGGTGTGCCGGTGCTGGAGCTGCGGGCCATTTCAAACCCTGTCGGCCCGCGGGATCGAACGGCATGGCGCATGAAAGAAGCGCTGCAGGCGCTGCAGACAGCAAGTTCATTATTACCGGAGGTGGTACGATGA
- a CDS encoding 1,4-dihydroxy-6-naphthoate synthase, translating to MKIAFSPCPNDTFVFHAWAHGLVPNAPKLEITYADIDITNSMAANSNGPDILKISYAALPWVLSEYALLPCGGALGRGCGPLVLSRDNTDPAALAGRRVAVPSERSTAYLLFRLWAAKHVPGGVGEIVIMPFHEIMPAVRDGAIDAGLVIHEARFTYPSYGLNLLSDLGSWWEEDTGLPIPLGAIIARRTLDIEAISGWIRASVEYAWAHPEVSQDYVMCHAQELSPEVAQAHIDLYVNKFTANLGEDGYAAVTALLSRAAEEGLVPNFDLALLRQNV from the coding sequence ATGAAAATCGCTTTTTCTCCTTGTCCTAACGATACGTTTGTATTCCATGCTTGGGCGCATGGTTTGGTGCCTAATGCGCCGAAGCTAGAGATTACGTATGCAGACATTGATATTACCAATAGCATGGCAGCTAATTCGAATGGGCCTGATATACTTAAGATTTCGTATGCGGCTCTGCCATGGGTGCTGTCCGAGTATGCGCTGCTTCCATGCGGCGGCGCGCTTGGCAGAGGCTGCGGTCCTCTGGTATTGTCGCGGGACAATACCGATCCGGCAGCGCTTGCTGGACGTCGGGTGGCGGTTCCAAGCGAACGATCCACCGCTTATTTGCTGTTTCGGTTGTGGGCAGCTAAGCATGTGCCGGGAGGCGTGGGTGAGATTGTCATTATGCCGTTTCATGAAATCATGCCAGCCGTACGCGATGGCGCTATTGATGCCGGATTGGTTATTCATGAGGCACGATTCACCTACCCGTCATACGGATTGAATCTTCTCAGTGATCTAGGAAGCTGGTGGGAGGAAGATACAGGTCTGCCGATTCCGCTTGGTGCGATTATTGCCCGGCGCACACTTGATATTGAAGCAATCTCAGGTTGGATTCGTGCGTCCGTTGAGTATGCATGGGCGCACCCTGAAGTATCACAGGATTATGTGATGTGTCATGCACAAGAACTATCCCCGGAGGTAGCTCAGGCACATATTGATCTATATGTGAACAAATTCACCGCTAATTTGGGTGAGGACGGATATGCGGCGGTCACGGCGCTGCTAAGTCGGGCTGCCGAAGAAGGGTTAGTGCCGAATTTTGATTTGGCGTTGCTGCGCCAAAATGTATAG
- a CDS encoding cold-shock protein, which yields MNTGTVKWFNAEKGFGFIERQDGDDVFVHFSAITGEGFKSLEEGQRVSFDIVQGNRGDQAANVVKL from the coding sequence ATGAACACAGGTACAGTTAAATGGTTTAATGCAGAAAAGGGCTTTGGCTTCATCGAAAGACAAGATGGCGACGATGTATTCGTACATTTCTCCGCAATTACAGGCGAAGGTTTCAAATCTCTTGAAGAAGGCCAACGCGTAAGCTTTGATATCGTTCAAGGCAACCGTGGCGACCAAGCTGCAAACGTAGTAAAACTGTAA
- a CDS encoding CarD family transcriptional regulator, with protein sequence MFQIGDKIVYPMHGAGVIEAIEEKEILGEKQQYYIIQMPIGNMQVMIPIGNVSNLGIRSVVDQHTMEEALSVFHHGETDSELPWNQQYRANIDKIKNGDVQEGAEVVRDLLRRKQKKALNTSENSMLHNAKRILISELVLVTGVTESQANDLLDQPNT encoded by the coding sequence TTGTTTCAAATTGGCGACAAGATCGTTTATCCAATGCATGGTGCGGGTGTAATTGAAGCAATTGAAGAAAAGGAAATCCTTGGAGAGAAACAGCAATACTATATCATCCAGATGCCTATTGGCAATATGCAGGTCATGATTCCGATTGGGAATGTATCTAATCTGGGCATACGCTCAGTAGTTGACCAGCATACAATGGAAGAGGCACTGTCTGTTTTTCATCACGGAGAAACGGATTCAGAACTTCCTTGGAATCAGCAGTATCGTGCCAATATAGATAAAATCAAAAACGGCGATGTACAGGAAGGTGCGGAGGTCGTTCGAGATTTACTAAGAAGAAAACAAAAAAAAGCATTGAACACAAGCGAAAATAGCATGCTGCACAATGCAAAACGAATCCTGATCAGCGAATTGGTACTGGTTACTGGCGTAACAGAAAGCCAGGCGAATGATTTATTAGATCAACCGAATACTTAA
- a CDS encoding ribonucleoside-diphosphate reductase subunit alpha, giving the protein MSIVIKAENRRMQFEIERIERYMERIIGDYPHLRVEDLLSGVQAKLKKDEMRAGDITRALYMSAVELISKEEPDWTYVAARAYLTKLYKEAAHHRGYKSYADQPYGSFYRLLATLTDQNIYRPELLASYTAEEIEALGQEIDPELDKKFTYIGLLTLAERYLTTDFSGRMYELPQERFMVIAMQLMIGEPKEKRIGLVKEAYWALGNQYMTVATPTLSNAGKARGGQLSSCFIDTVDDSLQGIYDSNTDVARLSKMGGGIGTYLGKVRARGSSIRGYENKSSGVIPWIRQLNNTAVSVDQLGTRKGSVAVYLDIWHKDILAFLDLKLNNGDERLRAHDIFPGVCIPDIFMEAVEKREEFHLFDPHEVRQVMGYSLEDFYDEEPGCGSFRTKYEECVKHGSLSRITVPAIDIMKRIMISQLETGTPFMFYRDTVNRANPNKHQGMIYSSNLCTEILQNMSATTVREECMEDGEIVIRKTPGDFVVCNLSSINLGRAIPDDVLERLIPIQVRMLDNVIDINRIDVLQAQATNKRYRAIGLGTFGLHHLLALEGIKWESEEAVQYNDRLYERINFLTIRASLELAKEKGAYSLFADSEWESGDFFARREYCTEEWRQLAAEVKQHGLRNGYLFAVAPTGSTSIIAGSTASIDPVYDLISYEEKTTYKIANPAPDLSPQTIWHYKSAFHIDPHFSIRQAAVRQRHIDQGQSFNFYVRPDIHARDFLALHLEAWRHGLKTTYYVRSRAVELDECEACM; this is encoded by the coding sequence ATGAGTATTGTAATTAAAGCGGAAAACCGCAGAATGCAATTTGAGATTGAGAGAATAGAGCGATACATGGAGCGAATCATAGGTGACTATCCTCATCTGCGCGTGGAGGACTTGCTCTCTGGCGTGCAGGCGAAGCTGAAAAAAGACGAGATGAGGGCTGGAGACATTACTCGAGCATTGTACATGTCTGCAGTGGAGTTGATTTCTAAGGAGGAGCCGGATTGGACCTATGTTGCGGCCCGCGCCTACCTGACTAAGCTGTATAAAGAGGCAGCCCATCACCGTGGCTATAAATCGTACGCAGACCAGCCATACGGCTCCTTCTATCGCCTGCTTGCAACATTAACCGACCAGAATATTTATCGGCCGGAACTGCTTGCTTCCTATACGGCAGAGGAGATTGAGGCGTTGGGGCAAGAGATCGATCCGGAGCTTGATAAAAAGTTCACGTACATAGGATTGCTGACGCTTGCGGAGCGGTATTTGACAACGGATTTCTCAGGACGGATGTACGAGCTTCCGCAGGAGCGTTTTATGGTCATTGCAATGCAGTTGATGATTGGTGAGCCGAAGGAGAAGCGGATTGGGCTGGTGAAAGAAGCGTACTGGGCGCTTGGCAACCAGTATATGACGGTGGCCACACCAACGCTCTCAAATGCCGGAAAGGCACGCGGCGGACAATTATCAAGCTGCTTTATCGATACGGTGGATGATTCGCTGCAGGGAATATATGATTCCAATACGGATGTGGCCCGCTTATCCAAAATGGGCGGCGGAATTGGCACATACCTTGGAAAAGTACGCGCGCGCGGCTCATCCATTCGCGGCTATGAAAACAAGTCGAGCGGAGTTATTCCGTGGATACGGCAGTTGAACAATACAGCGGTTAGCGTCGATCAGCTCGGCACACGCAAGGGAAGTGTCGCAGTATACCTGGATATTTGGCATAAAGATATTCTCGCGTTCCTGGATCTAAAGCTAAACAATGGAGACGAGCGGCTGCGGGCGCACGATATTTTCCCTGGCGTCTGCATTCCGGATATATTCATGGAGGCGGTAGAGAAACGAGAGGAATTTCATTTATTTGATCCACACGAAGTACGGCAGGTGATGGGCTATTCGCTCGAGGATTTCTATGATGAAGAGCCTGGCTGCGGCAGCTTCCGTACAAAGTATGAGGAATGCGTTAAACATGGGTCGCTCAGTCGGATTACGGTGCCTGCAATCGACATTATGAAGCGGATCATGATCTCGCAGTTGGAGACGGGCACACCGTTTATGTTCTATCGTGACACGGTGAATCGCGCGAATCCGAACAAGCACCAAGGCATGATCTATTCGAGCAATTTGTGTACAGAAATTCTGCAGAATATGTCGGCGACCACCGTGCGGGAAGAATGTATGGAGGACGGGGAGATTGTCATTCGGAAAACGCCGGGTGATTTTGTGGTCTGCAATCTTTCAAGCATTAACCTGGGGCGGGCGATTCCAGACGATGTACTAGAGCGCCTTATCCCGATTCAGGTGCGCATGCTCGATAACGTAATTGATATCAACCGCATTGACGTGCTGCAGGCGCAGGCTACGAACAAGCGCTACCGTGCGATTGGCCTGGGTACGTTTGGCCTGCATCATCTGCTTGCGCTTGAAGGAATCAAGTGGGAGAGCGAAGAGGCAGTGCAGTATAATGACCGTCTGTATGAGCGAATTAATTTCTTAACCATTCGCGCCTCCCTTGAACTGGCTAAAGAGAAGGGTGCGTATTCATTGTTTGCGGACAGCGAATGGGAGAGCGGAGATTTCTTTGCGCGCAGGGAGTATTGTACGGAGGAGTGGAGGCAGCTTGCGGCTGAAGTGAAGCAGCACGGCCTGCGCAACGGATACTTATTTGCGGTAGCGCCTACGGGGTCTACCTCCATCATTGCAGGTTCCACCGCCTCCATTGATCCAGTGTATGACCTTATTTCTTATGAGGAGAAGACAACATACAAAATTGCAAATCCTGCACCGGATTTGTCACCGCAGACGATCTGGCATTATAAGAGCGCGTTCCATATTGACCCGCATTTCTCCATTCGCCAGGCCGCTGTGCGTCAGCGCCACATTGATCAGGGACAGAGCTTTAATTTCTATGTGCGCCCGGATATTCATGCCCGCGATTTTCTCGCGCTGCATCTTGAAGCATGGCGGCATGGATTGAAGACCACGTATTATGTGCGCAGTCGTGCTGTCGAGCTTGATGAATGTGAAGCGTGCATGTAG
- a CDS encoding ribonucleotide-diphosphate reductase subunit beta, whose protein sequence is MLKIQEVFNTEAPNRATKIINGECSAVLNWDDIRHPEMYKLYKVLVANHWIPSEIPMNKDKQQFQQLTAAEQEAYKKIIGLLAVLDSMQTNFITDVGQYVTDSSLVAIAAIINQQEVIHNQSYSYVLSSIADYGTQKEVFEYWKHDELLRRRNVFIAGAYQRFREEKSPQTFFEAIVADMILEGIFFYSGFAFFYNLARNQKMLGTSQMISYIQRDEAQHAYFFGEVCKLLLADFPELDTEANRQYVYETIDQAVALEIEWANYVLEGIEGIDVIEFSDYIKFIANKRLQMMGFAKAYTGVDNCMPWIRPFSDEALNQTKTDFFEGKSRTYAKVTTANGFDDL, encoded by the coding sequence ATGTTAAAAATACAGGAAGTATTCAATACCGAAGCGCCAAACCGCGCGACAAAAATCATTAACGGGGAATGCTCCGCCGTCTTGAACTGGGATGATATCCGTCATCCTGAGATGTATAAGCTGTATAAAGTACTGGTAGCCAATCACTGGATTCCATCCGAGATCCCCATGAACAAGGATAAGCAGCAATTTCAGCAATTAACGGCAGCCGAGCAGGAAGCATATAAGAAGATCATTGGGCTTTTGGCAGTGCTTGATAGCATGCAGACGAATTTTATAACAGATGTGGGGCAGTATGTCACGGATTCCTCTCTGGTAGCCATTGCTGCGATCATTAATCAACAGGAAGTCATTCATAATCAGTCGTATTCGTATGTATTATCAAGCATTGCTGATTATGGAACGCAAAAAGAAGTGTTTGAATACTGGAAGCACGATGAACTGCTGCGTCGGCGCAATGTCTTCATTGCAGGTGCATACCAGCGCTTCCGTGAAGAGAAGAGCCCGCAGACTTTCTTTGAGGCGATTGTAGCAGATATGATTCTAGAAGGGATTTTCTTCTATAGTGGTTTTGCCTTCTTCTATAACTTGGCCCGCAATCAGAAAATGCTGGGAACAAGTCAGATGATCAGCTATATTCAGCGGGATGAAGCACAGCATGCGTATTTCTTCGGGGAGGTGTGCAAGCTGTTATTGGCAGACTTTCCTGAACTCGATACAGAGGCGAATCGACAGTACGTATATGAAACGATTGATCAAGCGGTAGCGCTTGAGATCGAGTGGGCGAATTATGTGTTAGAAGGCATCGAAGGAATTGATGTAATCGAATTTAGCGACTACATCAAATTCATTGCTAACAAGCGCTTGCAGATGATGGGTTTTGCCAAAGCTTATACCGGTGTAGACAACTGCATGCCATGGATACGCCCATTCTCTGATGAAGCGCTGAATCAGACGAAGACAGATTTCTTTGAAGGAAAATCCCGCACGTACGCCAAGGTAACGACAGCGAACGGGTTTGACGATCTATAG
- a CDS encoding DUF2935 domain-containing protein, translating into MQFYYGEKMPLRILDEGEFWKRQEAEHTEVIRALVPTLEEPFVQALAAWEQALSQTEATFVRYIEQVVRLEHKVSPELYQEILQLVRFALEQSRQFVLLLNQLGEESQALKSNPTAITVLNHIRRESEYFIGIAEALLASAVRVEPSATE; encoded by the coding sequence ATGCAGTTTTATTATGGGGAGAAAATGCCGTTACGGATTTTGGATGAAGGGGAATTCTGGAAAAGGCAAGAGGCAGAGCATACGGAAGTTATCCGCGCGCTGGTTCCTACGCTTGAAGAACCCTTTGTGCAGGCGCTTGCCGCATGGGAACAGGCATTATCGCAGACAGAAGCGACGTTTGTCCGGTATATTGAGCAGGTTGTACGACTCGAGCATAAGGTCAGTCCGGAATTATATCAGGAGATCCTGCAACTGGTTCGCTTTGCGCTAGAGCAAAGTCGGCAGTTTGTTCTACTGTTAAATCAACTGGGGGAAGAGAGCCAGGCCCTAAAGAGCAATCCTACTGCGATTACTGTGCTTAACCATATTCGGCGTGAATCTGAATACTTTATCGGAATTGCAGAAGCACTGCTTGCCTCTGCCGTAAGAGTAGAACCATCTGCCACTGAGTAA